The stretch of DNA GCGTTCGACGTCAAATCGGGCCGCGATCCCCTTACCACCGGCGGCATTCAAGGGCCGTACAGCTTCGCCCCGCTGGACCTGCCCCCGGTGCAGCAGGTGTTGTCCCCGGTGGCCGGCGCCGCTCCCGTCCTGCCCCCACCGGCAGTCACCCAGCGCACTCTGGCGGAGCCGCAGGTCGCCCCGTACCAGGCGCCAGGTCCGCAGGCCCCTGTAGTCGAGGTCCGTGCAGTCGAAGCCCGGGCATCCGAGGCACCCGCATTCCATGCCCACGCACCGGCCGTCCAACAACGGCATCCGGACGACGACGTGGACCGCACCCAGGTGCGCCCGGGATCAGCCGCACCCGCGCCCGTCGCGGTCCTGCGCATCAAACTGGACGACGGCCGCGATTTCCAGTTGGACCGCAGCGTCCTGGTTGGCAGGAACCCGGTGGCCAAGGCGGGCGAACAGCAGGCCCAGCTGCTCGCCGTCGATGACGCCGGACGTTCCATTTCCAAAACCCATCTGCATTTGCTGACTGACGGGGCCGGCGTCTGGGTGACGGACCGCAACTCCACCAACGGCAGCGCCGTGACCACCCCCGACGGCCAGCGCACCCCCCTTCAAGCGGGAGTGCCCGCATTTGTTACCCCGGGATCCAGTGTCCATTTTGGAGACCGCACCTTTTACCTAGGACAGGCATGAACCATCAGCCCGCACGTGTTCCCTCCAGCACTAAACCGGGGGCAGGGCTCAGCCTGAGCGTCGGCCACGGAACGGACCGGGGACTCCGCCGGGAGTTGAATGAGGATTCGTACATTGCCTCCGATCCCGTCTTCGCCGTGGCGGACGGCATGGGCGGCCACGAAGCCGGCGAGATCGCCAGCGGTATGTGCGTCCGGGCGCTGGCCACGATACCCCAGCTCACCACGGGGGAGCGGAGCGTCACGGCGGCCGTCCTCCAGCAGTACTTGGTGAAGGCGGACGACTCCATCCGCGAGGCCACCGGTGCGCGGGCCGGCACTACGCTGACGGGCGCCGTCATCGTGGAACAGATGGGCATGCCGTACTGGCTGGTGATGAACATTGGTGACTCCCGGACGTACCGTCTGAGCCAGGGCAGGTTCGAGCAGATCAGCGTGGACCACTCCGAGGTCCAGGAACTGGTTGACGCCGGGGAGATCACGGCGGAGCAGGCCACCATCCATCCGCGCCGGCACGTGGTCACGCGCGCCCTGGGCACGGGAGATGAGACGGAGGCCGACTATTGGCTGCTCCCGGTTGAGGAGGGAGACCGGGTCCTCGTATGCTCCGACGGGCTCACC from Pseudarthrobacter siccitolerans encodes:
- a CDS encoding PP2C family protein-serine/threonine phosphatase, whose amino-acid sequence is MNHQPARVPSSTKPGAGLSLSVGHGTDRGLRRELNEDSYIASDPVFAVADGMGGHEAGEIASGMCVRALATIPQLTTGERSVTAAVLQQYLVKADDSIREATGARAGTTLTGAVIVEQMGMPYWLVMNIGDSRTYRLSQGRFEQISVDHSEVQELVDAGEITAEQATIHPRRHVVTRALGTGDETEADYWLLPVEEGDRVLVCSDGLTGELTDEHIYRILSTVGHPQDAADALIQAALRSGGRDNVTVVVVDARNVLNDAGAATTAPRPVPAEEEVTLPRTSTADEGTVETAALEPDTLDESEEPGDDRR